In Sesamum indicum cultivar Zhongzhi No. 13 linkage group LG8, S_indicum_v1.0, whole genome shotgun sequence, the sequence CGTCTCCAACTCAAAACCATAATGTTCTGATTATATATTCACCAAGATCGATTATGGTATTACACAtgtaataaatgaagaaaagaataagCAATGAATTCAACAAACATATAGGTTTCAGCATCGTCGTGTCATAATGCTGCCATCATAGTTTGTCTTGTTGCCTCTCTCTTCATTTCTGCAGCTTTTCCGCTTCCTCTGAAGTACATGTAAACTTGCTGCAAATCATTTAAAATGGGAAAGAGACatttaaataaagtgaaacacctataatatgaaataacaAGTATCAGTGAGTATTTAACCTGAATCACCCATATGCTAATCAATGATTCTATGCAGAATAACGCAAATccaataagataaaatatctGCAACGAAGACAAGAACATCGCAAAGGTCTAAATCATCCGAAACAATGATAAAGATAAGCATGTATAACACACCAAGGAGTAAGAGTGTAAAATCCAGGCTTACTGATCTATAAGAATGTTACTACTGTGCTGTGAAACAAGAGTTTCAAGTAGACACCAAGAGAAGGTGAACTCTGTCAAACATATCTTGCATGCGTTATCATCTTTATTGATTCCAAAACTAGCACTACCATTTTTATTTGGGATAAATTACCCTCCCCCCCAACCCAGGACTTTCGGTATAATTGTAGATCAAACTATCTTTATAAGggtgaaaatgtataagagtggtttagtcaaaaaaatatttgtttgatctACAACAAgtcaattagaaaaaaatatagatttccatttttttttatttatgtcagCAACTTCTGTGAATTAATGGATGGATCTATTTATTGGATGGAAGCAGACATTATGAGTACTATTTGTTGGAAGAAAACATCGATCAGGAGTACTAGTTGTAACTTCCCAAACAATAGTGGACCTTTGTATAACAGTAACAAACCTTAGGGGAGGGTACTTTAATTatctctttttatatttatcatttcttttgcattttttcattccaaaaaGAGTTAATAGTGCATATGCCAATCAGAAGTAATAAGAGCAAGTTTCACTAGTTCAACATGTCCAATGAACCAACGAAAAGGTCAAATACTACATGAATCTTGACAGCCTTACCCCAACCATAGCCTTTCCAGTTAATAGGTCAATTGCGGGCAAGATTCCACTGCCAATCAAACAAATTGACCAAGCATCAGTAAAACAATATCACAGTGTCAAGGATAACATCAATCTTTTCAcatttccttttcttaatAACTGTGGCCCTCAATGAATATATGTTCTTTCCTCGTGCacatttttcatgtttctATTCTTTGTCttattgataattaagtaAACACAGTGATAACAGTTAAGCAAGATCCTGTTCAagcaaacataaaaataaaaaactcacGTCAAAGAGTTCCccttaaaaattattggagGAGCAATAGTCGCGAAGACGCAGAAACCAATATGAAACTGCACAAGCAAAATACAGAAGCAAATTCGTCAAACACCTTAAATGTTGAGGACAATCAGAAGAAATTAAGTCCTCATATGCTTACCGAGTAAGTCAAGAAGAACCACCCAAAGTTAAGAGCACTATCAGTCCTGTAAATGACATATGTAGATCGAAATAATGCAAATACAGTAGCTGTAATCAAATTTAGAATGTGTGATTGCAAAAGagtaacaaaaaagaataccTTGTTCACATAGTAGTCCTTTAAGGACACCACGACTTTGATACTAGCTAAGAAACTTTGGACCAAGTCACCCTcccaaaatataaatgaaatgagAGCATAAAGGAGAAGGAAGCTATATTTTTAGGTACCTCGTTGCACGATAAAGAGGACGGTACCATAACACATAGGCTCCTGGAACACCAGACATGAAGTAGATGATAGCGAGAAACCAGATTATTGGACCTACACAAAGACAAACCTGAAATCTGTTAACATCCTTGAGCTCAACAAGGNNNNNNNNNNTGATCCATGCAACAGTAACTGCTATAATGTTCCATGTAAGGCATCCAACCAGACCTGCAACTCACCACTTGCACAGTGTCACGCCGACAACTAAATCAAGAAATCGATAGTACAATAAACTATTATAGGAAAGTTCACATAAATCTATGGTCTTTCTAATTGTTCTCTTGTTTCATGTTTTAAGGACTTTTCACAGATCACATTTTCGAATCCTAATGTCATTTGTTCTCACTCAAATTATCATGCCTAGCATATTATTCATCAAATGCTTTTACACACACGTCATAATCGAGTTTTATGGATTTTTCCAAATAACCTTGCACCAACTACAATAGAAGTTACAACATAAATCACAAAACAGGTCAATGAAAAGCAAATTGACTGAAAGAAGGTCATGTAAAGTTGATGGCACTCTAAGCAACATTTGCATGGGGAAACCTTCGGTGtccatataataaatcatCAATCTAATCATcccattattatttgaaaattttatgcagGCGACTGCGAAATGGCATCAAGAGTGCTACTCGGATTCTAAAAAAGAGCTTGCAGATGGCCAATATATAACTGAAGTGTCTGTCAGTTGAGTCAAGCATGCTGGAATCTCACATATGAGGCCTATTTTTGTTTGAGCTAACCATACGAAATTAATCTGAGCAAGTTGTGAGCTAAGACAATTCTAAAAAGTAGGGTTGATTCATTAAATTACAGGACATTGGAGTTGGCtttagaaattatacttatttattatttgataacaACTAATTTTGAGCTCTTTGAtacttttaaacttttaatctATGTTTGTGTTCGAAAAAGTCTTGAGGAAACATGTTTGACAAGAATAGAGAGAATGATACAGGTCGCTGGTGGGTTTTTACAGACCCAGGACCCACCCCGCTTAATTTTAGCAAGACCCAAAACCCACCCTGACTCTTGACCCAACAGGTCTAACCCTTAAAGTTGGTTTTTCCTATTTCTTCAATCactcaatataattttgtaaaaagttaaaattatcttatattatatataaaagtgtgAATTTCATAAGTCTTTGTTCCTATAATCAAAAGGCgttctaataataaataaaaattagttataaaaaaaccaaacaatataaaaaagaacaatacTAGTAGTCCTAATTCCTCTAAACTACTTATAGAATGAATAATAAATCCCACCACAAAGATAATTAGGCTAATAATGTTTCACCGCGATTTGCTGGAAGAGATCTtaagtatttggataaaattaatttactaagCAGAGTAAATTGGAAGAGGAATATGCAATATACTATTgaaacttcaaaaataaaaaaatatattaaagaataaatatcagaaaattacaaataaaaatccccaattattaaattggaaCTACTtctgcaaaattaaaaacaagtgACTTCTTGggaattgattttattttaatattaatattatatagttctttttaaattgtaattttacttttgttttttggtaaattacaacaagctCCTCTGAAATTGCCAGTATCCTCCGAAGTTGGAAGAAATTACATAACTATTGGATAAAGGCTTGAAACtatcaactttgcccttactgtatttatttaaaaaataataaaaaaatagtaaaaaggAAATAGTTGaggtggatggaaaaatttaagaattgtaaaaaaaattgtccacttagtccatataGTCCACAAGGCATTTTGGCCAGTTCATTGcaaaaaatggatggaaaGCTAACGAAGACTAATGGATTGGGCTAATTATTGGACAACCATTAAAATCAATGGGTATtagtaatttcttaaaaaataaaagaatatttgtaactatgtcaaatttcaacttagctcgttgtaatttaccctttgtTTTTCTCCATAATATATTGGAGATAAATAAATGCTATTAAGGGTAAAATGTGTGAATTTCGTAAGTGTTCATTCCTATTATAAAAAGACAATCCTACCCTTACTTAAGTactctttttaataataaataagaattagttataaaaaaacaaaattctatcaaagaagaaaacaatatgATCCCTCTAAActacttaaaaattgaatatatccaactataaaaaataaatatgcaaaTAATATCTAAACGCCATTAATTTTCTGAAGACATCTTAAATATGTTAAGACCTTAgcatatgtaaataatatgtaaaatactaatctaactttaaaaaaggaacatatatactaaagaataaatatttaaaacataCAAATGCCGATCCATAATCTTCTTAAACTACAAATGCTGCtgaaattttattctaatattaaTAGATGAGTTGTCTTATTGTGCTTTTTACTGTTGTTTTGTTCCATACTATAATGGgggtaaaataatactaatgcATGgaatttaatgattaaattgTAAGGACAATAAAtgttttttaatagaaaaaatagtatcaattgatcaaattgaataaaatactattCAGAGAATAtcaaaaaacatgaaataCAAAGTTGTAATTTGAAACCAAAAAAGCATGTAAAccatatatgaattttatacagtgcttcaaaatatttatatatatatagtaagcCTAATCAAggtcaaattcaaaattaatttttttattattttttcttcagtcatgtatgtattaatttttaaaataaattgcataggGAACTACAGAATAAATTTAGTGAAGTACTTTCTCTCATatgaagtatataaaaaataatttcatacttttaCAATATAATggatgtaaaataataataaatgcaattgAAATGGTTAAAGTTAGAGGCGTCGAACAATAGTTTagataatattacaataaacaactaaaataaaaaatctaatacaGTAGTTGTTGTTGAAAGATAATTAACATAACTATTGGGCTTCAAGAtacaagatataattattttgatattaagggtttatttaatttcgattatgtgtttttaaaaataactaacaaCTAGTAAAACAATCAGTTTCAAAAtgtttagaaataaattataattgaacaaaaaaatcaaaagagaaaatataatgatgcataattaatattaacaaaaataaggaaaagcTCTATGAAGTTGCGTAACATTCAAACCGTAACAACTAAAAGTAAAACTTTAAACTAACagtatactaatataattaattataaactaatttcaattgtataattatgtttaCATATTGATAGTTAACATATTTTGTGGAATACACTTagttaacaataaataatacatatcaAATGAGTTAACGAtgttaaaatagaaataaataaactaataaatatataaacaaagacaaatattacttttacaTTTGTGACAATTACGTTTTATATAATAGTAGCAAAGCATAATAGCAACAAATATGACATAAGAGATTAAGTTGTAACATAATATACTGTTGAATAAGAAATAGATAATACCGAAATTCATAtgaataaaatcaagaaatcgactaaaatttgaatattacatatatatatatatagcactAATAGTAAAACATAATTATCAGAGTTATAAGACCTTGATACTACGATATGTCATTAAATTTGGATTAACAATagctaataaatattaattactttaaaatcatttaatatcaataaatttaaaaataaaagacattCGAGACATTttagtaaaagaaaagatataacATACACAGAgataatttaacaaaagataaaacaaaattaaaaaaaaaaacagaaaatagtcataaaaaagaactacaaataaaaaatgatcaatcttaataaattgaaatttcttagaaaaaaatccaaaataaggAACTTCgacttaatattattttagtatttaatttttttatatattattatttttcatttgcagTAAATTGGTTTTAATACAAGATCAcgaaatgtaataattagtgAATACAAGATGCAGAATTCAATTTTAgggatgaaatattttatttaataatatcaattgaATTTAGAAAGTAAATTACATGTCACAGAATTATATGGTTTCctcatcaattaaaaaaagtatgatCATTCAAtgatagaaatataaataaaattatgaacttaatattttttaatagctAATAAGTGATATATTCAcatccacatatatatttctttatgtgcatttcatgtgatattttgaagttatttaAGTATCTAATAAGCCATTATAATGAAAAAgactataatttattgtacatatatatatattgaataagagttaaaaaaaattatatagatttataaatattgcCCGGAGATGGCTTGTGGCGGGgccacaaaattaaaacccaCCACTAAACATGAACTCTATTTGGACCCAAACTCGCCCTATTCGGGACCAGCCCTGCTTCTAACCAGCCCATTTACTATCCCAAATTAAAACCCACCACTAAACATGAACTCTATTTGGACCCAAACTCGCCCTATTCGGGACCAGCCCTGCTTCTAACCAGCCCATTTACTATCCCTACACAAGAACAAcatttttcacttattttaagattttatgatattttctattcttttcgTTGACACCCCGCTAAGCTTAGAGCTCATATTGAACATGTAACAAGCGAACAAAGCAATAAAGTACATGCATAAGGACTTTAATGTAGGATGAGAGTCTGGGCTATGCTAAAAGCTATTGCCAATAACAATGGTGCAACTCAAACTTTGTATGTATAGCTGTCTAAGTGTCAGCTTTCACTAAAGCCTTGCTACTAACAACTCCGTCTCTAAAAATTACTCTTAAAGTTGAAACCATGACATGGCTCTAATACCAACTGTGGGACCTAGGTCCTAGTGTATACTAAAAAAGCTATAGCTAATAGCAACGATACAACTCAAATCTTTAAACTCCATGCTCAAGCCGCCTTCTGAGAGTCTCCTTCTGGCAGTTACCATGAGAACTACTATTTGCACACAAGACATTAGGGAGGATCAAAACTAATACTTTGCCCCATCCAGACAACAAATTATGTTTAGGATTATgggagtgtttgcaaaaaGTTATGTTTGTAgagaagtgatttttgtataaaaaaaattgaaagttgtggtagaatcaaaagtgggtaatgtttgtaaaaaaaatgaaagtagaAAGAAACTAAATTGGATagtatttggagaaaaatcacttctaaaatatacttaattgATTACAGACCATTTTGTCCCTCTGTGTTCAAGATATactattttttgcttattattttacttgttgatggtcaataataattatttttccacaaaaaataataaattttatttcgatgagtatatttcatattattttctaaaaaccattaaaaaatgtatatgatttaataattctcccactaagtaatatatttattgattcatacacaataattaagcTTGCATGACtgtcaaaaaaatatcaatgtattaattaatcaaataataatatgtgaacgaaataatataattatgtgacatagcaaataaaatataaaagtattaaaatattaaatacgtgaagtgtaaatttatttatagttaaattattcaagttatttgaaaaatccaatgtcaactttaaatatataattttaaaaataaattaaaaacaataaagttgaattaagattattataataagagtaaagtagtcaaaaataaagttggatttatttacaaaaaagccAATGCAGGGTGCTACTAACTTTTAGCATAAAAGCGCTTTTCTTAGATGTTTCAGTAGCAGAACTTGACATCTCAAACactttaaaagtatttttttgcAGTCAGAAACTGAAAAGCGCTTTTCTAAGGCACTCGCGAAAACTTCCTATGCAGCATATAAAGTTTCTAGCTCTCACACCCTGTAATCTCAAAGAACTGGCTtggttttttttcttaatgtatcatatttttatgctttaataatatgattgagAACCAGGTGTTGGTCATTTCTAGAAAATCCAAATTGGGGCAAGTATACACAAAACACTTAATCAGCAACTATATGTACAATGTCACTAGCTTCCTCTAGCAGCTGATAcggcaaaaagaaaatgtaaaacCTCACAACTGGAAAACATGAAGCAACCCATAATAACATATCATAAAGGAAGTTTAACTTAATCATACCCAACAACGATGTGAACGCAACATACTGCACTCTCTGTAGATGGATTGGGATATCGTTTGCAATGTCATTATGAATAATAGGGAAGAATGGCGGCCAATTTTTATCCTCGATGATAACTCCAGCTGACAAAGGAAAACATAGAGCAAAGTGTTTATCGTTGCATGATAAAATGATAGAGCATGAgctatatcaaatataaaatcacataTTGCAGATTACTTCGTCTGATGGCATCTTCTCGCCTTTTCAGTTCCTACAGGGCAACACAAAAGTAAActgattaaaaattgaatgaatcTGTTAAAGAAGAATATAATCTTTGAGATTCAGCAGATAATGCAAACCTAAGCCTAGAGCCACAAAAAACCGTAGCAGGcaaacacaaaaaaacaaaacatcaAGAAAGACCTCAGTGACTGTCCATATACATAGGCAGATTAAAAGCAtcagaaaaaagagagattaTGTCAGACAAGATAtttcaaaacaacaaaaagcaaaagagGCCTAATTCGATGGCTACGATCACCCACTTCCTTGACTCAAGAATTTCATTGTCAGCACAAAAGTGTTGtatgaaaattgcaaaaaagtttagaaaaataaaattttaacaaagaaACTTCTGAACTAGAAAACACAGACCTTAATGCACATTACTTACTTGAATCAAACTAAGAGACAACAAGGCAATAGATAGAGCTCACCTCTTCCCTCTTTTTCAATTCAGCCTCTTTAGCTTGGAgttctctctccctcttcttCAAATCCTATACAaggtttaaataaaatcatcatCTCCACCTCTCAAACTTCATAAAAGCTTTACAGTTGTTGGTATACCTTGGAACTATCAAGAGGAATATCAACCGTAGCCCCACGATCATAGTCCACTGGTTCAGGAGGAAGAGGTGTAAGCCTTGAATTTGCagaattctgaaaaatttaGTGGAGAAAACTAGTGCATGAGAACTAGAAAGGAAACTGCTGTAACTGCATAACTTCAAGATTCATACACTGGTATCAGATGAGTGAGAGCATCAAAGAGAGTTTAAAAAGTAAGCATTTCAGGAACTCCCCACCTCCCGCTTCaaggaaaaagataaaactGTTACACATTTTTTTCAAGGAATAAAAATTAGGCGGACAATGGAAATGACAATGTCAGGCCAGGAAATGCCATGGACTAGGAGGGACAACCCTACAAACTGAAATGAAAAACCaatatgttgtttttttcaaTGAAGCAAATACTGTTAGGATGTGTAGTTCTGATTCACATGCCGAATCAGCAAGCGGTAATCAGATGGAGAGATGCAGGAGCAAGAAGAGCCCAACATAGTGTCAGATCTTACAAAGTTACAGAATATACAACATGCAAGTttcagaaagaaaagaaacttacTGTCATGTAAAATGCACCCGCGCCATAATTTGATTCGCCTCCCCCACGACCCTGGTCCTGCAATCacaggaaaaaaataatagaggaAAAGTAAAATGGAAATTCTCAACCAAATTGAACTTGTAACTGTTATTATTTATGCCATTTTAAACAATGGAACAGAGAACTATTAGATCagcaaatatataatagacGCCAGATCagattaatttagttttgcTTACTGTGAGAGCATATACATCTGTGTATCCAAATCCCAACAAATTACATGCAGAAGATACATAACCAGAAGCGTAACCAGGGTTAAATATCTTACACCAGATTTCACTCCATGGCTTCATTTAAGAATCATAAAGGTTCTTTAGGTTAAGCTGAGGTCTAGTTCATGGAGTTTATGCACATAACTGAAAATCTAGTTAATTGGGTATTTATTTCCATATTTTAACACATTTCCTTCTGACACAATTAGATTCAAGCTTAAGACTTGAACTCatacaattgaaaatttagatattaaaaaaataaaaagttcacATTCTAGTTGCTTCTCCATAAATTGAAGGACGGGCAATTTTAAATCTCCCTTTCACCTAACTATTTcccaaaaacaagaacaatatAGTGAACCACTTTtaagaaacaacaaacatgCACCTAAAATCTGCCATCCCACAAAAATCCAATGTCCTCATAAGCGCCAATAACCCACAGCAAGATTCCATATTGTAAATACATGCAAGGGGACATATAAACTACATTTACATTGAGAGGACAGGCTCATTGCTAATTCAAATTAGCAGGTAAACCGccataagataaaattaacaactaaATACATCAATCCTGCTTCTCTACGCTCACAGTTCACATATTGTTCTGAATGGTTCAGAGCATCAAacttataataaatgataacatAATCAAATTGCAAGCAAAGGAAAAGGATCCGACATTGCAAGTGGCACAAACCATCACAAACACTGTTCCGATCACATTGTCCACAAAACCAAGGAACATTACATAAATTCGCAATATCAAATACAAGATAACAACGCCCGGTATCAAAAACATGAAATTGCgtgaaaaatcaataattaccgCAAAAGGGTTCACTTCTTCCTCGTCAAATGGATTGACATCGCGACGACCGGCCATGATAGCATTAGCAGCCTCTCTTCAatggaaaatcaaaattttatgagcGAGCCAGAAACAATACACGCAGATCTGGGAAATCTATACGAAAATTGTACCACAAATTAGGGTTTTAAAATTGTTCTCGTGAAAATTCCGGGGATGATCTGCTACCTGGATTTTGCCGggaaatttatattattcagGCAAGATCGATTTTCTTTCCAACAAAAATGAAGGATTGATTTGTTTCCTCCAAAaacctaataataattaatgagattgCGAAACTACATTGAATTGATTGCATGGgagagtttatatatatagattttagGAATATACATGAGAATGATGTTAACGTGCCTACACGTGATAGCTTGGGGGATATAGGTGGATTCATTTAGCTTTGCAGCCAACCAATGACTTTACCATGGGACATTATTTCtggaaaaatacaagcaaccccttataatatttctaattaacaGATTACCTCCTTatcgaaaaataaatagcgatctaccttcctctatt encodes:
- the LOC105167561 gene encoding secretory carrier-associated membrane protein 1-like; this translates as MAGRRDVNPFDEEEVNPFADQGRGGGESNYGAGAFYMTNSANSRLTPLPPEPVDYDRGATVDIPLDSSKDLKKRERELQAKEAELKKREEELKRREDAIRRTGVIIEDKNWPPFFPIIHNDIANDIPIHLQRVQYVAFTSLLGLVGCLTWNIIAVTVAWIXXXXLVELKDVNRFQVCLCVGPIIWFLAIIYFMSGVPGAYVLWYRPLYRATRTDSALNFGWFFLTYSFHIGFCVFATIAPPIIFKGNSLTGILPAIDLLTGKAMVGIFYLIGFALFCIESLISIWVIQQVYMYFRGSGKAAEMKREATRQTMMAAL